One stretch of Halapricum desulfuricans DNA includes these proteins:
- a CDS encoding alpha-amylase family glycosyl hydrolase, whose amino-acid sequence MTDRIETLWREIYGTDYPERFEELRALLDERSAQVDYAPEETDWYQTGVVYSMYVDLFADDFDGLVERLEYLDELGVTIVWLLPVLESPMVDQGFDVSDFTSIRDELGGNEAFLEFVDAAHDRGIKVVFDVPINHTSDQHPWFQNARQSEDAEYRDYYIWNDDTEKYQDARLLLKGVSDSNWTYNEPTDDYYFHRFYDIQPDLNYRNPDVLIDMLRILTRWRVAGVDGFRMDAAPFLWKREGTDCENLPETHAILKLFRAAFEYVADGTVMIAEANQEPADVIDYFGDGDECHVAYNFPVMPKFFLALAENDPTRLTDELAALETLDVPDDAQWFTFLRVHDELTLEFVSPDERQLLNDHYLEDERWSFRDGEGISGRLYNLLEEDPDRVRLAYSMLFAVEGTPIIYYGDEIGMENDRGFYEEMNETLGYGDSRYLHRGPFDEARKTSAVTGEDDDAHAIWSGLREMIDVRTNNPVLFRQTPTYSAENGVFVSTRVHDDRTATIYNNVTPESRTVDGVELDGYEYVWDLSDR is encoded by the coding sequence ATGACAGACCGGATCGAGACGCTGTGGCGAGAGATTTACGGGACCGACTATCCAGAACGCTTCGAGGAGTTGCGGGCGCTGCTCGACGAACGGAGCGCGCAGGTCGACTACGCGCCCGAGGAAACTGACTGGTACCAGACCGGCGTCGTGTATTCGATGTACGTCGATCTCTTCGCGGACGACTTCGACGGGCTAGTTGAGCGGCTCGAGTATCTCGACGAACTCGGTGTGACGATCGTCTGGCTGCTGCCCGTTCTCGAATCGCCGATGGTAGATCAGGGATTCGACGTCTCGGATTTCACCAGTATTCGGGACGAGCTCGGCGGGAACGAAGCGTTTCTCGAGTTTGTCGACGCTGCTCACGACCGGGGCATCAAAGTCGTCTTCGACGTGCCGATCAATCACACGTCCGACCAGCACCCGTGGTTCCAGAACGCCCGACAGAGCGAAGATGCCGAGTACCGCGACTACTACATCTGGAACGACGATACCGAAAAATACCAGGACGCGCGCTTGCTATTGAAGGGCGTCTCCGACTCGAACTGGACGTATAACGAACCCACGGACGACTACTACTTCCATCGGTTCTACGACATCCAGCCGGATCTGAACTACAGGAATCCGGACGTCCTGATCGACATGCTCCGAATCCTGACACGCTGGCGTGTCGCAGGCGTCGACGGGTTCCGGATGGACGCTGCCCCGTTCCTCTGGAAGCGAGAGGGGACCGACTGCGAGAACCTCCCGGAGACCCACGCGATCCTGAAACTCTTCCGGGCGGCGTTCGAGTACGTCGCCGACGGGACGGTGATGATCGCCGAAGCCAACCAGGAGCCCGCGGACGTCATCGACTACTTCGGCGACGGCGACGAGTGTCACGTCGCGTATAATTTCCCCGTCATGCCGAAGTTCTTCCTGGCGCTGGCCGAGAACGACCCGACCCGTCTCACTGACGAACTGGCGGCACTCGAGACGCTTGACGTTCCCGATGACGCACAGTGGTTTACGTTCTTGCGCGTCCACGACGAGCTGACGCTGGAGTTCGTCAGTCCGGACGAACGCCAGTTGCTCAACGACCACTATCTCGAGGACGAACGCTGGTCGTTCCGCGACGGTGAGGGGATTTCCGGGCGGCTATACAACCTTCTGGAGGAGGACCCCGACAGGGTACGGCTCGCGTATTCGATGCTGTTCGCCGTCGAGGGCACCCCGATCATCTACTACGGCGACGAGATCGGTATGGAAAACGATCGCGGGTTTTACGAGGAAATGAACGAGACACTCGGCTACGGTGACAGCCGCTACCTCCATCGCGGTCCTTTCGACGAGGCGCGCAAGACATCGGCAGTAACCGGCGAGGACGACGACGCCCACGCGATATGGTCCGGGCTCCGGGAGATGATCGATGTCCGGACGAACAACCCGGTCCTGTTCAGACAGACACCGACATACAGCGCCGAGAACGGCGTATTCGTCTCGACGCGAGTGCATGACGATCGGACCGCGACGATATACAACAACGTCACTCCGGAATCTCGAACTGTCGACGGGGTCGAACTCGACGGCTACGAGTACGTGTGGGACCTATCGGACCGCTAG
- a CDS encoding aldo/keto reductase has product MEYTTLGATGTRVSQLCFGTWRFGRETGGVVETDREQAHELLDAARDHGINFIDTANVYGTPHGTSEEYVGEWLASHDREDFVVASKVYFPFDGWGEPGPNDRGLGRKHIRAQIEGTLERLDTDYLDLYYIHRWDERTPIEETLRTLNDLVRAGKVNYLGASTMASWQLTKALWKSDVEDLARFDVTQPLFHAGYRDDVKDYLDVCADQDLAVCPYSPLAGGFLTGKYERVDEDDPTAFEGPEGARGNLDDRFDDYYLSERGWHVLDEIRAIAGELDATPAQVALRWLIEQPDFTTVPIVGARTTEQLEENVGAVDISLSDEQFNRIVDARYAEEGKRWGHR; this is encoded by the coding sequence ATGGAGTACACGACACTCGGAGCGACGGGCACGCGCGTCTCGCAACTGTGTTTCGGCACGTGGCGGTTCGGACGGGAGACCGGCGGCGTCGTCGAGACCGACCGCGAGCAGGCACACGAGCTGCTCGATGCGGCCAGAGATCACGGGATCAACTTCATCGACACGGCCAACGTCTACGGGACGCCACACGGCACGAGCGAGGAGTACGTCGGCGAGTGGCTGGCCAGCCACGATCGGGAGGACTTCGTCGTCGCCTCGAAGGTCTACTTCCCCTTCGACGGCTGGGGCGAACCCGGACCGAACGACCGGGGGCTGGGACGCAAGCACATCCGCGCTCAGATCGAGGGGACGCTCGAACGGCTCGACACCGACTACCTCGATCTGTACTACATTCACCGCTGGGACGAACGGACGCCGATCGAGGAGACGCTCCGGACACTGAACGACCTCGTCCGGGCGGGGAAGGTCAACTACCTCGGCGCGTCGACGATGGCGTCCTGGCAGCTGACGAAGGCCCTCTGGAAGAGCGACGTCGAGGACCTCGCCCGGTTCGACGTGACCCAGCCGCTCTTTCACGCGGGGTATCGCGACGACGTCAAGGACTATCTCGACGTCTGTGCTGATCAGGATCTGGCAGTCTGTCCGTACTCGCCGCTCGCGGGCGGGTTCCTGACCGGCAAGTACGAGCGCGTCGACGAGGACGACCCTACGGCGTTCGAGGGGCCGGAGGGTGCCCGCGGGAATCTCGACGACCGGTTCGACGACTACTACCTCTCGGAACGGGGCTGGCACGTCCTCGACGAGATCCGGGCGATCGCGGGGGAACTCGACGCGACTCCTGCACAGGTGGCGTTGCGCTGGCTGATCGAACAGCCCGACTTCACCACGGTCCCGATCGTGGGTGCGCGGACGACCGAACAGCTCGAGGAGAACGTCGGCGCGGTCGACATCTCGCTGTCCGACGAGCAGTTCAACCGCATCGTCGACGCGAGATACGCCGAGGAAGGCAAACGCTGGGGACACCGGTGA
- a CDS encoding chemotaxis protein CheC — protein sequence MQVDADSLEQLNLRTRDGAERAGKQFSDAIGVETTIGATRIRITSQQDLVAALLTGDEECLKFDVAGRLSGTALLTFDEGVRSLVRSRSDEGRVDGLASELFDAFVDEWESYVGGELIVETVTYVPDPAVHDFGFDSISDDAESTPLFQGSIDVVGRPGRVKLYLVPDAASLETLLSKGGDESGVETDDSDTSEGGNTLFGGGDSELFETDDSPSTPLSLDKLSVFSDLTRAGTRAAAERVTAFTGIETDTEIAGINFTPIDDISTSLNADSYVGTTLEFEGRPSGHLAIMFPDESARRVAEEMLPTDPDGDGLTRMHRSALEELGNNMASGFLDGWANVLQTTVDHTPPEFSDDMEMTLIELVAEQLGPFQTHAYTIESRITTESVAFDCEIHALPNETQLSEALDELLVSRRDRTTADPDKLF from the coding sequence ATGCAAGTAGACGCCGACTCCCTCGAGCAGCTCAATCTCAGAACGCGAGACGGAGCCGAGCGGGCGGGAAAGCAGTTCTCGGACGCGATCGGCGTCGAGACGACGATCGGCGCGACCCGGATCCGGATTACCAGCCAGCAGGATCTGGTCGCGGCGCTGCTGACAGGCGACGAGGAGTGTCTGAAATTCGACGTCGCCGGTCGGCTCTCTGGGACGGCGCTCTTGACGTTCGACGAGGGTGTGCGGTCACTGGTACGGAGCCGCAGCGATGAGGGGAGGGTCGACGGACTGGCCAGCGAGTTGTTCGACGCGTTCGTCGACGAGTGGGAATCGTACGTCGGCGGCGAGCTGATTGTCGAGACGGTGACCTACGTCCCCGACCCGGCCGTACACGATTTCGGCTTCGATTCGATCAGCGACGACGCCGAGAGCACGCCGCTGTTTCAGGGCAGCATCGACGTCGTCGGCCGTCCGGGACGGGTCAAGCTGTATCTCGTGCCCGACGCGGCGTCGCTGGAGACGCTGCTGTCGAAAGGAGGCGATGAGAGTGGCGTCGAGACCGACGACAGCGACACTTCCGAGGGCGGAAACACCCTGTTCGGAGGTGGCGACAGCGAGCTCTTCGAGACCGACGACAGTCCGTCGACGCCGCTATCGCTGGACAAGCTCTCGGTCTTCAGCGACCTGACCAGAGCCGGGACGAGAGCCGCCGCCGAGCGGGTGACGGCCTTTACCGGGATCGAGACCGACACCGAAATCGCCGGGATCAACTTCACGCCGATCGACGATATCTCGACGAGCCTGAACGCCGACTCTTACGTGGGGACGACCCTGGAGTTCGAGGGCAGGCCAAGCGGCCACCTAGCGATCATGTTCCCGGACGAGTCAGCCCGTCGCGTCGCCGAGGAGATGCTCCCGACCGATCCGGACGGCGACGGACTCACTCGGATGCACAGGAGCGCGCTCGAGGAGCTGGGCAACAACATGGCCTCGGGGTTCCTCGACGGCTGGGCCAACGTCCTGCAGACGACCGTCGATCACACGCCGCCGGAGTTCAGCGACGACATGGAGATGACGCTGATCGAACTGGTCGCCGAGCAACTCGGCCCGTTCCAGACGCACGCGTACACGATCGAGTCGCGGATCACCACCGAGTCGGTCGCGTTCGACTGCGAGATCCACGCGCTCCCCAACGAGACGCAACTGAGCGAAGCGCTCGACGAGCTGCTGGTCTCGCGGCGCGACCGGACGACAGCCGACCCCGACAAGCTCTTCTGA
- a CDS encoding PINc/VapC family ATPase: MEIVPDTSVVIDGRVSEQIADGDLAGATIVVPEAVVGELESQANDSRQQGWDGLEELQKLADLHDKGDIAVEYVGRRPDAVEKREAGEGEIDALIRDLADERDATLLTSDVVQSEVARAKGLDVIYLEPHGRDVERLSIENFFDESTMSVHLKVGVPPKAKRGDIGDMHYQRIRDEPATESELKEYAHEIEEGARASPDGFLELDEPGMSIVQFREFRIAIARPPFSDALEITAVRPIVKTDLDDYEYADELRDRLATQQRGVLISGSPGAGKSTFAQAVAEFLTDSDYAVKTMEKPRDLQVGADITQYTALGGEMAKTADSLLMVRPDYTIYDEVRKTDDFEVFADMRLAGVGMIGVVHATRAIDALQRLVGRVELGMIPQIVDTVVYIEAGEIAKVYDVQTEVKVPEGLMEEDLARPVITIKDFETGRPEYEIYTFNRQVVTVPLNEGERDESGVDRIARQEIQREIRSVADGHVEVELQGSNRAVVWVEQHDISHVIGKGGGRISDIENRLGIDIDVRTFEERPGGKSGSSSEGGSAESASPTGDIVTPEITSRHVIVPAHEYTGETVEVQADGEYLFTATVSRGGEIQVSRGSAIADELEQAVDRGKQITVVPS; this comes from the coding sequence ATGGAAATCGTACCGGACACGAGCGTGGTCATCGACGGCCGCGTGTCCGAGCAGATCGCCGACGGCGACCTCGCGGGAGCGACGATTGTCGTTCCGGAGGCGGTCGTCGGCGAGCTCGAGTCACAGGCCAACGACAGCCGCCAGCAGGGCTGGGACGGCCTCGAGGAGTTACAGAAACTGGCTGACCTCCACGACAAGGGCGACATCGCGGTCGAGTACGTCGGTCGGCGTCCCGACGCCGTGGAGAAACGCGAGGCCGGCGAGGGAGAAATCGACGCGCTGATCCGCGACCTCGCCGACGAGCGCGACGCGACGCTTCTGACCAGCGACGTCGTCCAGAGCGAGGTCGCACGAGCGAAGGGTCTCGACGTCATCTATCTCGAACCTCACGGCCGAGACGTCGAGCGACTCTCGATCGAGAACTTCTTCGACGAGTCGACGATGTCGGTCCACCTCAAGGTGGGCGTCCCGCCGAAGGCAAAGCGCGGCGACATCGGCGACATGCATTACCAGCGCATCCGCGACGAGCCGGCCACCGAATCCGAACTGAAAGAGTACGCCCACGAGATCGAAGAGGGGGCCCGCGCCAGCCCGGACGGGTTCCTCGAACTCGACGAACCCGGGATGAGCATCGTTCAGTTCCGCGAGTTCCGGATCGCAATCGCCCGACCGCCCTTCTCGGACGCCCTGGAGATCACTGCGGTCAGACCGATCGTCAAGACCGATCTAGACGACTACGAGTACGCCGACGAACTCCGCGATCGCCTCGCCACCCAACAGCGCGGCGTCCTCATCTCCGGGTCGCCGGGAGCCGGCAAGTCCACGTTCGCCCAGGCCGTCGCGGAGTTTCTGACCGACAGCGACTACGCGGTCAAGACCATGGAGAAGCCCCGTGACCTGCAGGTCGGTGCGGACATCACCCAGTACACGGCACTGGGCGGGGAGATGGCCAAGACCGCCGACTCGCTGTTGATGGTCCGGCCGGACTACACCATCTACGACGAGGTCCGCAAGACCGACGACTTCGAGGTCTTCGCGGACATGCGGCTGGCCGGCGTCGGAATGATCGGCGTCGTCCACGCGACGCGAGCCATCGACGCGCTCCAGCGGCTCGTCGGACGGGTCGAACTCGGGATGATTCCCCAGATCGTCGATACCGTCGTCTATATCGAAGCCGGCGAGATCGCGAAAGTCTACGACGTGCAGACGGAGGTCAAGGTGCCGGAAGGGCTGATGGAAGAGGACCTCGCGCGGCCGGTCATCACCATCAAGGACTTCGAGACGGGCCGCCCCGAGTACGAGATCTACACGTTCAACCGGCAGGTCGTGACGGTGCCGCTGAACGAGGGCGAGAGAGACGAGAGCGGCGTCGATCGGATCGCACGCCAGGAGATCCAGCGCGAGATCCGGTCGGTCGCTGACGGCCACGTCGAGGTCGAACTGCAGGGTTCGAACCGCGCGGTCGTCTGGGTCGAACAGCACGACATCAGTCACGTGATCGGCAAGGGCGGCGGCCGGATCTCCGACATCGAGAACCGGCTTGGCATCGACATCGACGTCCGCACCTTCGAGGAGCGCCCCGGCGGGAAATCGGGGTCGAGCAGTGAGGGCGGCAGCGCCGAGTCAGCCAGCCCCACAGGCGACATCGTCACGCCGGAGATCACGTCCCGGCACGTGATCGTCCCCGCCCACGAGTACACGGGCGAGACCGTCGAGGTACAGGCCGACGGCGAGTACCTCTTCACGGCGACGGTCTCGCGCGGCGGCGAGATTCAGGTCTCCCGCGGCAGTGCGATCGCCGACGAGCTGGAGCAGGCGGTCGACCGGGGCAAACAGATCACCGTCGTGCCCTCGTAG
- a CDS encoding RNA ligase partner protein, producing the protein MPAELRRQQFVLDTSLFITDEIREPEETLEDAILRLLDLIATARLELNISCHMPPSIHDELVTMLRERDVSEEVFHRLETWVVRKSPDRYGVDIPADIVYQFVDEMSDRVDRGLRVSEEALREVEQLDPDTLGTSEDYMTEADRVLSNLRDKYRQALRQGVLDSREDFDLLVLAKELEAGVVTEDRGIISWADRFGLRYVRGGQFPTLLEEYLRATGVEE; encoded by the coding sequence ATGCCCGCGGAACTACGGCGACAGCAGTTTGTGCTCGACACGTCGCTGTTCATCACCGACGAGATCCGAGAGCCCGAGGAGACGCTGGAGGACGCCATCCTCAGGCTGCTCGATCTGATCGCGACGGCCCGGCTCGAACTCAACATCTCCTGTCACATGCCCCCCTCCATCCACGACGAACTCGTGACGATGCTGCGCGAACGCGACGTGAGCGAGGAAGTCTTCCACCGACTGGAGACGTGGGTCGTCCGCAAGAGTCCCGACCGCTACGGGGTCGACATTCCCGCCGACATCGTCTACCAGTTCGTCGACGAGATGAGCGACCGGGTCGACCGTGGACTCCGAGTTTCCGAGGAAGCGCTCCGGGAAGTCGAACAGCTCGATCCCGACACGCTGGGGACGAGCGAGGACTACATGACCGAGGCAGACCGCGTGCTCTCGAACCTCCGGGACAAGTACCGCCAGGCGCTACGACAGGGCGTGCTCGACTCCCGGGAGGACTTCGACCTGCTCGTGCTCGCGAAGGAACTCGAGGCCGGCGTCGTCACCGAGGACCGGGGCATCATCTCCTGGGCCGATCGGTTCGGGCTTCGGTACGTCCGGGGCGGGCAGTTCCCGACGCTACTGGAGGAGTACCTGCGGGCCACCGGCGTCGAAGAGTAG
- a CDS encoding RNA ligase, producing the protein MDRDAWHERLETSADSPSELFEHFQTRTDQGLEYQYLPDARHGLERGTVLVETTGEVVRGYPSVPRVLVLDPGVRNYFESDRITLEEKLNGFNVRIADVDGATAFTRSGYVCPYTTARARELLDPADFFADHPGKMLCAELVGPENPYTAHDYEEIQTNAFRVFDIRDRQTGRPVPPDRRREMCEEYGFEQPPTFGWHDADDAAGAVRDAIDVLDAKGREGVVMKSDDGQSILKYTTEATHHQELGHAFSLPFDYGQDFLFSRLLREAFQTVEFEESPERRRERARDIGESILLPMAETIEAVADGETVGERHTVRGDPATIDALLAHLREFQLTLDVESDRRLDGERVVTFTKVAASTNDRIEHYLDGGIVDE; encoded by the coding sequence ATGGACAGGGACGCCTGGCACGAGCGACTCGAGACGAGCGCCGACAGCCCGTCGGAACTGTTCGAACACTTCCAGACCCGCACCGATCAGGGGCTCGAGTACCAGTACCTGCCCGACGCCAGGCACGGTCTCGAGCGCGGGACGGTCCTCGTCGAGACGACCGGCGAGGTCGTCCGTGGCTATCCCAGCGTTCCGCGCGTGCTCGTGCTCGATCCCGGCGTCCGAAATTACTTCGAGAGCGACCGGATCACGCTCGAAGAGAAGCTCAACGGCTTCAACGTCCGTATCGCTGACGTCGACGGGGCGACGGCATTCACCCGCAGCGGCTACGTCTGCCCCTACACGACCGCGCGGGCTCGTGAACTACTGGACCCGGCGGATTTCTTCGCGGACCACCCCGGAAAGATGCTCTGTGCGGAACTGGTCGGCCCGGAGAACCCCTACACGGCACACGACTACGAGGAGATCCAGACGAACGCCTTCCGGGTGTTCGACATCCGCGACCGGCAGACCGGTCGGCCGGTTCCGCCCGATCGACGGCGCGAGATGTGCGAGGAGTACGGGTTCGAACAGCCCCCGACGTTCGGCTGGCACGACGCCGACGACGCCGCCGGAGCCGTGCGCGACGCTATCGACGTGCTGGACGCCAAAGGGCGAGAGGGCGTCGTGATGAAATCGGACGACGGACAGTCGATTCTGAAGTATACGACAGAAGCGACCCACCATCAGGAGCTGGGTCACGCGTTCTCGCTGCCGTTCGATTACGGCCAGGACTTCCTGTTCTCGCGGCTGCTCAGGGAGGCCTTCCAGACGGTCGAGTTCGAGGAATCGCCAGAGCGGCGGCGCGAACGGGCGCGCGATATCGGGGAGTCGATCCTCCTGCCGATGGCCGAGACGATCGAGGCCGTCGCCGACGGCGAGACGGTCGGCGAGCGACACACGGTCCGGGGCGATCCCGCAACGATCGACGCGCTGCTCGCTCACCTCCGGGAGTTTCAGCTGACACTCGACGTGGAGTCCGACCGCCGACTCGACGGCGAGCGGGTCGTCACCTTCACCAAGGTCGCCGCCTCGACCAACGACCGGATCGAGCACTACCTCGACGGGGGTATCGTCGACGAGTGA
- a CDS encoding amphi-Trp domain-containing protein, giving the protein MPEEVLFKSENRQSGEEIASFLRTVADNLEQGTDITLKAGGESVTLSPPARPTFEVKAEREGATDGPKELSVEFELEWPENAEGEGEPGGELEIE; this is encoded by the coding sequence ATGCCCGAAGAAGTGCTATTCAAATCCGAGAACCGGCAGAGCGGCGAGGAGATCGCGTCGTTCCTGCGAACCGTCGCGGACAACCTGGAGCAGGGAACGGACATCACGCTCAAAGCGGGGGGCGAGTCCGTAACGTTGAGCCCACCGGCGCGTCCGACCTTCGAGGTCAAAGCCGAACGCGAAGGGGCGACCGACGGCCCGAAGGAACTGAGCGTCGAGTTCGAACTCGAGTGGCCCGAGAACGCCGAGGGCGAGGGAGAACCCGGCGGGGAACTGGAAATCGAGTGA
- a CDS encoding FAD-dependent oxidoreductase, with protein MRTTTVLVIGGGATGVGIARDLSLRGVDVTLVERGGLGNGTSGRSHGLLHSGARYAEADQVGAEECIVESRTLKDIAGECIRDTGGLFVQLGGDDPEYFERKRDACEDVGIPTETLDAEAVRERVPDIAPDVERAMEVPDAVIYPSRLVAANAADARDHGATVHTHAPVEDVTVEDGQVRHVTVGGSVDDRIEAEYVVNATGAWAEQLAEMAGLDVAMKPTRGVMLSVEYDGLGPVLNRARDPDDGDIVVPHEGEVVLGTTSVEVENPDEYPREDWEVERTVEECAAMLPPVADAPTVRTWWGVRPLYAPDEDERGGRGISRGFFRLDHAEDGIENAVSVVGGKLTTYRQMAESTADLVCERLGVEAESVTADRRLPGADDPDRLDAFVAEFDARGETDAGVVSPPTNSGSD; from the coding sequence ATGCGAACGACAACCGTTCTCGTGATCGGCGGCGGCGCGACCGGCGTCGGAATCGCCCGCGACCTCTCGCTTCGGGGCGTCGACGTGACGCTCGTCGAGCGCGGCGGTCTCGGAAACGGCACGTCCGGGCGCTCGCACGGACTGTTGCACAGCGGCGCCCGCTACGCGGAGGCCGATCAGGTCGGAGCCGAGGAGTGTATCGTCGAGAGCCGAACTCTCAAAGACATCGCGGGCGAGTGCATCCGCGACACCGGTGGTCTGTTCGTCCAGCTCGGCGGAGACGACCCCGAGTATTTCGAGCGCAAGCGCGACGCCTGCGAAGACGTGGGGATCCCGACCGAGACGCTCGACGCCGAGGCCGTCCGCGAGCGCGTCCCCGATATCGCACCGGACGTCGAGCGGGCAATGGAGGTGCCCGACGCCGTCATCTACCCCTCGCGGCTCGTCGCCGCGAACGCGGCCGACGCCCGGGATCACGGCGCGACGGTCCACACGCACGCACCAGTCGAAGACGTCACCGTCGAAGACGGACAGGTCCGGCACGTCACGGTCGGCGGGAGCGTCGACGACCGGATCGAGGCCGAGTACGTCGTCAACGCGACCGGGGCCTGGGCCGAGCAACTCGCCGAGATGGCGGGCCTTGACGTCGCGATGAAGCCGACCCGCGGCGTGATGCTGTCGGTCGAATACGACGGACTCGGACCGGTGTTGAACCGCGCCCGCGACCCGGACGACGGCGACATCGTCGTCCCGCACGAGGGGGAAGTCGTCCTGGGGACCACCAGCGTCGAAGTCGAGAATCCGGACGAGTACCCGCGGGAGGACTGGGAGGTCGAGCGGACGGTCGAGGAGTGTGCGGCGATGCTGCCGCCGGTCGCGGACGCGCCGACAGTCCGTACCTGGTGGGGCGTGCGCCCGCTGTACGCGCCTGATGAAGACGAGCGCGGCGGCCGGGGAATCTCGCGCGGCTTCTTCCGGCTCGATCACGCCGAAGACGGCATTGAGAACGCGGTCAGCGTCGTCGGCGGGAAGCTGACCACCTACCGACAGATGGCCGAATCGACGGCGGACCTCGTCTGTGAGCGGCTCGGCGTCGAAGCCGAGTCCGTGACGGCCGACCGGCGGCTGCCCGGCGCTGACGATCCCGACCGGCTCGACGCGTTCGTCGCGGAGTTCGACGCCCGGGGCGAGACCGACGCGGGCGTGGTCTCACCGCCGACAAACTCCGGAAGCGACTGA
- a CDS encoding DUF5799 family protein — MSDNSWRDMLAAERMRVDREFEDRVQSSSFSRQQWGLVMTAVEFDIENPSDPETAQLIADTSSLPSVMSQIEQMDGGGMSGAAGGTGGTAGGGGLLSKLAGLLSGGGSGGGERQREAEALAEEYAGQLQERLEKRDRWQGVCEQAAEE; from the coding sequence ATGAGCGACAACAGCTGGCGAGACATGCTTGCCGCCGAACGGATGCGCGTCGACCGGGAGTTCGAAGACCGGGTCCAGTCATCGTCGTTCTCCCGCCAGCAGTGGGGGCTGGTGATGACGGCGGTCGAGTTCGACATCGAAAACCCGTCCGATCCGGAGACGGCACAGCTGATCGCGGACACGAGCAGTCTCCCGAGTGTCATGTCCCAGATCGAACAGATGGACGGCGGTGGGATGAGTGGTGCCGCGGGCGGTACGGGCGGCACTGCAGGCGGCGGAGGACTGCTGAGCAAACTCGCAGGTCTGCTCTCTGGTGGCGGCTCCGGTGGCGGAGAGCGCCAGCGCGAGGCCGAAGCGCTCGCCGAGGAGTACGCGGGGCAGCTACAGGAACGCCTGGAGAAACGCGACCGCTGGCAGGGTGTCTGCGAGCAGGCCGCCGAGGAGTGA
- a CDS encoding NAD(P)-dependent oxidoreductase → MSVHVSPIRWVDRLGKQESPAVPEETYRNRPEAYLRMQTIGFIGLGAMGAPMAWNLEEAGYDLLVYNRSAGPTEPFAEAGIEVADSPRAVGQRADVVVTMVTDDEALAAVLDGETGLLAGLDSETTVIQMSTVTPEATEAAAQTVRAQNARFVDAPVSGTVGPAEEGTLTVLAGGDDDVIDDVEGVLAAMGEPIVRCGDAGDGARMKLFVNLLLGDMMGAYAEALTFGAAQGLDLDAMQQVVEAGAVDSPLFEIKGDLIADRDFRPRFPVDLQFKDLRYANEVGNEIGVQLPQTAAARESFSAASAMGHGDEDMTAVIKYLESVAGVTVER, encoded by the coding sequence TTGTCCGTCCATGTCAGTCCGATCAGATGGGTCGATCGTCTCGGGAAACAGGAATCGCCGGCAGTACCGGAAGAGACTTACAGAAATCGACCCGAAGCGTACCTACGTATGCAAACGATCGGATTCATCGGACTGGGCGCGATGGGAGCGCCGATGGCCTGGAACCTCGAGGAGGCCGGCTACGACCTGCTCGTGTACAACCGCAGTGCCGGCCCGACGGAGCCGTTCGCCGAGGCCGGCATCGAGGTCGCGGACTCGCCTCGGGCGGTCGGCCAGCGAGCCGACGTTGTCGTGACGATGGTCACCGACGACGAGGCGCTGGCGGCCGTGCTGGACGGCGAGACGGGGCTGCTCGCCGGCCTCGACTCGGAGACGACTGTCATTCAGATGAGCACGGTCACGCCCGAAGCCACCGAGGCGGCCGCCCAGACCGTCCGCGCGCAGAACGCCCGGTTCGTCGACGCGCCGGTCTCTGGCACGGTCGGTCCGGCCGAGGAGGGAACGCTGACGGTCCTCGCCGGCGGTGACGACGACGTCATCGACGATGTCGAGGGGGTCCTGGCCGCGATGGGCGAGCCGATCGTCCGGTGTGGCGACGCCGGCGACGGCGCGCGCATGAAGCTGTTCGTCAACCTCCTGCTGGGCGATATGATGGGCGCGTACGCCGAGGCGTTGACCTTCGGGGCCGCACAGGGGCTGGATCTGGACGCCATGCAGCAGGTCGTCGAGGCCGGCGCAGTTGACTCGCCGCTGTTCGAGATCAAGGGCGATCTCATCGCCGATCGGGACTTCCGGCCGCGGTTCCCGGTCGACCTGCAGTTCAAGGACCTGCGATACGCCAACGAGGTCGGCAACGAGATCGGCGTCCAGCTGCCCCAGACCGCCGCCGCGCGCGAGTCGTTCAGCGCCGCCAGCGCGATGGGCCACGGCGACGAGGACATGACCGCCGTGATCAAGTACCTCGAGTCGGTCGCCGGCGTGACCGTCGAGCGGTAG
- a CDS encoding rubrerythrin-like domain-containing protein yields the protein MPHSQDVEGTNDPESLSRYECLQCGTIVEATTNPGTCSCGGDFHNRAKSLE from the coding sequence ATGCCACACAGTCAGGACGTCGAAGGCACGAACGATCCGGAATCGCTGTCGCGATACGAGTGTCTCCAGTGCGGGACAATCGTCGAGGCGACGACAAACCCCGGAACCTGTAGTTGCGGCGGCGACTTCCACAACCGGGCCAAGTCTCTCGAATAA